In one window of Opitutus sp. GAS368 DNA:
- the gmd gene encoding GDP-mannose 4,6-dehydratase: protein MKKALITGITGQDGSYLAELLLAKGYEVHGVIRRASTFNTSRIDHLYRDPHVNGVKLFLHYGDLADSVQMVKLLYELQPDEIYNLGAQSHVRVSFDIPEYTGDVVGLGSVRILEAIREAGLVKKCRFYQASSSEMFGKVQQVPQTETTPFWPRSPYGCAKMYAHWLTVNYRESYNLHASSGILFNHESPRRGETFVTRKITRAATRIKLGLQESLYMGNLDAQRDWGYAKEYVEMMWVMLQQDKPDDYVVATNETHSVKEFIQETFGLLNLDWQKYVKYDARYERPAEVELLIGNPAKAKRQLGWEPKVKFKELVKIMTEADLALAKREAQIASLGEPSKAPFA, encoded by the coding sequence ATGAAAAAAGCCCTGATTACCGGCATCACCGGCCAGGACGGTTCCTATCTCGCCGAGCTGCTTCTCGCCAAGGGTTACGAGGTGCATGGCGTCATCCGCCGCGCCTCGACCTTCAACACGAGCCGCATCGACCACCTTTACCGCGACCCGCACGTCAACGGCGTGAAGCTTTTCCTGCACTATGGCGACCTCGCCGACTCCGTGCAGATGGTGAAGCTCCTCTACGAGCTCCAGCCCGACGAAATCTACAACCTCGGCGCCCAGTCGCACGTGCGCGTGTCGTTCGACATCCCTGAATACACCGGCGACGTGGTCGGGCTCGGCTCCGTCCGCATCCTCGAGGCCATCCGGGAGGCCGGCCTCGTCAAGAAGTGCCGGTTCTACCAAGCGTCGTCGTCCGAGATGTTCGGCAAGGTGCAGCAGGTGCCGCAGACCGAGACCACGCCCTTCTGGCCGCGCTCACCCTATGGCTGCGCCAAGATGTATGCGCACTGGCTGACGGTGAACTACCGCGAGAGCTACAACCTCCACGCGTCGAGCGGCATCCTTTTCAACCACGAGAGCCCGCGCCGCGGCGAGACCTTCGTCACCCGCAAGATCACCCGCGCCGCCACGCGCATCAAGCTGGGCCTGCAGGAGTCGCTCTACATGGGCAACCTCGACGCGCAGCGCGACTGGGGCTACGCCAAGGAATACGTCGAGATGATGTGGGTCATGCTCCAACAGGACAAACCCGACGACTACGTGGTCGCCACCAACGAGACGCACAGCGTCAAGGAATTCATCCAGGAGACCTTCGGCCTGCTCAACCTCGACTGGCAGAAATACGTGAAATACGACGCCCGTTACGAGCGCCCCGCCGAGGTCGAGCTGCTCATCGGCAACCCGGCCAAGGCCAAAAGGCAGCTCGGCTGGGAGCCCAAGGTCAAGTTCAAGGAGCTCGTCAAGATCATGACCGAGGCGGACCTCGCCCTCGCCAAGCGCGAGGCGCAGATCGCCTCGCTCGGCGAGCCCTCCAAGGCGCCGTTTGCCTGA
- a CDS encoding MmcQ/YjbR family DNA-binding protein — MKSVCQIEEAEPDSTATSMSPEERFARIVAALKRSPQVTVGASKKGFGSSALCVGGRIFAMISSQSGFVVKLPRERVDALVAAGTGTRFEPARGRVMKEWVVVKPAADEDWLSLAREALKFVGAGTA, encoded by the coding sequence ATGAAAAGCGTCTGCCAAATTGAAGAAGCCGAACCAGATTCCACAGCCACCAGCATGAGCCCGGAAGAGAGGTTTGCCCGGATCGTTGCCGCGCTGAAGCGGAGTCCGCAGGTGACGGTCGGCGCCTCGAAGAAAGGCTTCGGCTCGTCGGCCCTGTGTGTGGGCGGGAGAATTTTCGCGATGATCTCCTCCCAAAGCGGATTCGTGGTGAAGCTTCCAAGGGAGCGGGTCGATGCGCTTGTCGCCGCCGGCACCGGGACCCGTTTCGAGCCCGCCCGCGGTCGCGTGATGAAGGAGTGGGTGGTGGTCAAACCCGCCGCAGACGAAGATTGGTTGTCCTTGGCGCGCGAAGCGCTGAAGTTTGTCGGCGCCGGCACCGCATAA
- a CDS encoding GDP-L-fucose synthase, whose amino-acid sequence MKLFIAGHNGMVGGALVRRFQAEPGVTLLLRTRKELDLTSQAAVAAFYAREKPDTVIMAAAKVGGILANNTYPADFLYDNLAIANNTIHGAYAAGVKRFLFLGSSCIYPKLAPQPMPESSLLTGPLEPTNEAYAIAKIAGLKLCEYYRKQHGVLYHSAMPTNLYGPGDNYHLRNSHVMPALIRKFHEAKQAGQAEVTAWGTGSPKREFLHVDELADACAFLLPQANPPDLLNIGTGTDVTIRELTEIVAAVVGFKGKIVWDATKPDGTPRKLMDVSRLTALGWKARIGVREGVAKTYASFLAESAAGTLRT is encoded by the coding sequence ATGAAACTCTTCATCGCAGGACACAACGGCATGGTCGGCGGCGCCCTCGTGCGCCGCTTCCAGGCCGAACCGGGCGTGACGCTGCTGCTGCGCACGCGGAAGGAGCTCGACCTCACCAGCCAGGCGGCGGTCGCGGCGTTCTACGCCAGGGAGAAACCCGACACGGTCATCATGGCCGCGGCCAAGGTCGGCGGCATCCTCGCCAACAACACCTACCCGGCGGACTTCCTTTACGACAACCTGGCCATCGCCAACAACACGATCCACGGCGCCTACGCGGCCGGGGTGAAGCGCTTCCTCTTCCTCGGCAGCTCCTGCATCTATCCCAAGCTCGCGCCGCAGCCGATGCCCGAGAGCAGCCTGCTCACCGGTCCGCTCGAGCCGACCAACGAGGCCTACGCCATTGCCAAGATCGCGGGCCTGAAACTCTGCGAGTATTACCGCAAGCAGCACGGCGTGCTCTACCACTCGGCGATGCCGACCAACCTCTACGGCCCGGGCGACAACTACCACCTGCGGAACTCGCACGTGATGCCGGCGCTCATCCGCAAGTTCCACGAGGCGAAGCAGGCCGGCCAGGCCGAGGTCACGGCGTGGGGCACGGGCTCCCCGAAGCGCGAGTTCCTCCACGTGGACGAGCTGGCCGACGCCTGCGCGTTCCTGCTCCCGCAGGCGAACCCGCCCGACCTCCTCAACATCGGCACCGGCACGGACGTGACGATCCGGGAACTTACGGAAATCGTGGCCGCCGTCGTGGGGTTCAAGGGCAAGATCGTGTGGGACGCCACCAAGCCCGACGGCACGCCGCGCAAACTGATGGATGTCTCACGGCTCACCGCGCTCGGCTGGAAGGCCCGCATCGGCGTCCGCGAAGGCGTGGCGAAGACCTACGCGAGCTTCCTCGCCGAGTCGGCGGCCGGCACACTGCGGACCTGA
- a CDS encoding GAF domain-containing protein, with protein MHEIKSTTGLTKPEAYRALHAQLAAVLAGERDGLANTANMAALLFQALPGLNWAGFYFMRDGGLVLGPFQGKVACIRIALGKGVCGTAARKRETIVVPDVEKFPGHIACDHASRSEIVLPLLHNGRLLGVLDLDSPSLARFDAEDAAGLQAAVKLLLDGSDLSRLAD; from the coding sequence ATGCACGAGATCAAGTCCACCACCGGCCTGACCAAGCCCGAGGCCTACCGCGCCCTCCACGCCCAGCTCGCCGCCGTTCTCGCCGGCGAGCGCGATGGTCTCGCCAACACGGCGAACATGGCGGCGCTGCTCTTCCAGGCGCTGCCCGGGCTCAACTGGGCCGGGTTTTACTTTATGCGCGATGGCGGACTCGTGCTCGGGCCGTTCCAAGGCAAGGTTGCCTGCATCCGGATCGCGCTCGGCAAGGGTGTCTGCGGCACGGCCGCGCGGAAACGCGAGACCATCGTGGTGCCCGATGTGGAGAAATTCCCCGGACACATCGCCTGCGACCACGCCTCGCGCTCGGAGATCGTGTTGCCGCTCCTCCACAACGGCCGCCTGCTCGGCGTGCTGGATCTCGACAGCCCGAGCCTCGCCCGCTTCGACGCCGAGGACGCCGCCGGCCTGCAAGCCGCGGTGAAACTGCTCCTCGACGGCTCCGACCTCAGCCGTCTCGCGGACTGA
- a CDS encoding substrate-binding domain-containing protein, which produces MKRIARALILSALAVVATAAEIRVVGSDLLGDDFVRAVDGFARQDDTAVKLDLRGTRPGSEDLAAGRADVGIFLLPASEPPPVGAVVSRVMGYQVVVVVVPATSPLSQVTTGQLRGIFGEAAAGFTRWGDLNLPGEWAARPIALKAVAPADDLAWPLFQRVILQDAVAKAGVEFSADGAMLAQRLRTAENSIGVAGAGVAGSPGLRVLALAAGPAEPAYGPTAENVHRGSYPLRLVLYVAFRRTAAPDLQRFLKFLLADETAATLAPAGFLPLPVGVRNQLVFELEELK; this is translated from the coding sequence ATGAAACGCATCGCACGCGCCTTGATTTTGTCCGCACTGGCTGTCGTCGCCACCGCCGCGGAAATCCGGGTCGTCGGATCAGATCTGCTTGGCGACGATTTTGTCCGCGCCGTGGACGGCTTCGCCCGGCAGGACGACACCGCCGTGAAGCTCGACCTGCGCGGCACGCGGCCGGGCAGCGAGGACCTGGCGGCCGGCCGCGCCGACGTGGGGATATTTCTGCTGCCCGCCTCCGAGCCGCCGCCGGTCGGGGCCGTCGTGAGCCGGGTCATGGGTTATCAGGTCGTCGTGGTGGTCGTGCCCGCGACCTCGCCGCTGAGCCAGGTCACGACCGGGCAGCTGCGTGGTATTTTTGGCGAAGCGGCCGCTGGCTTCACTCGCTGGGGCGATCTCAACCTGCCGGGCGAGTGGGCGGCACGGCCCATCGCGCTGAAGGCGGTGGCGCCGGCAGACGACCTGGCCTGGCCGCTCTTCCAGCGCGTCATCCTGCAGGACGCCGTGGCGAAGGCCGGCGTAGAATTTTCGGCCGACGGCGCGATGCTGGCCCAACGGTTGCGGACGGCGGAAAACAGCATCGGCGTGGCCGGTGCGGGGGTGGCCGGGAGCCCGGGCTTGCGCGTGCTGGCGCTGGCAGCCGGTCCGGCCGAGCCGGCCTACGGCCCCACCGCCGAGAATGTCCACCGCGGCAGCTATCCCTTGCGCCTGGTGCTTTATGTGGCCTTCCGGCGGACGGCCGCGCCGGACCTGCAGCGTTTCCTGAAGTTCCTGCTGGCCGACGAAACCGCGGCGACGCTGGCGCCGGCCGGCTTCCTGCCGCTGCCCGTGGGTGTGCGCAACCAGCTGGTGTTTGAGTTGGAAGAGCTGAAGTAG
- the tatC gene encoding twin-arginine translocase subunit TatC — protein MADETIDVEPAPAAHKSFLGHLEDLRQVLIRSLIAVGVALLLCLTFVDRLVAIVEYPLRNIDLFEKPQPTVSFEIGSTRLGPYTVTREQFAGLPAGAAPHVVFQVGTAKVGPQQVAALRLLPDAPGADVSPLHVRLHNFGPAEGFFIAFHVALYGALILSAPFWMYFIGSFIMPALKQTERQAIFPWVGWSLFLFLAGVLSTYFVLLPVALRASVAYSDLLGFEGLDWRAEDYISFVTHFIFGMGLGFQFPIVVLFLVKLGYLTHAQLAKYRRHVCVASFILGAVLTTPEVITQVAMAIPLYLLYEICIWIAWYWERKQRGALAAPA, from the coding sequence ATGGCGGACGAAACCATCGACGTCGAACCGGCCCCGGCCGCGCACAAGTCGTTCCTCGGTCATCTGGAGGATCTCCGTCAGGTGCTCATTCGCTCCCTGATTGCGGTGGGGGTGGCCCTGCTGCTTTGCCTGACCTTTGTGGACCGGCTGGTGGCCATCGTGGAATACCCGCTGCGCAACATCGACCTCTTCGAGAAGCCGCAGCCCACGGTCAGCTTCGAGATCGGCTCCACCCGTCTCGGGCCCTACACCGTCACGCGCGAGCAGTTTGCCGGCCTGCCGGCCGGTGCGGCGCCGCACGTGGTCTTCCAGGTGGGGACGGCGAAGGTCGGCCCGCAGCAGGTTGCCGCCCTGCGGCTGCTGCCGGATGCGCCCGGGGCCGACGTGAGCCCGCTGCACGTGCGCCTGCACAATTTCGGCCCGGCGGAGGGGTTCTTCATCGCGTTCCATGTGGCGCTCTACGGCGCGCTGATCCTGTCCGCCCCGTTCTGGATGTATTTCATCGGCAGCTTCATCATGCCGGCCCTGAAGCAGACGGAACGCCAGGCGATCTTTCCCTGGGTGGGCTGGAGCCTGTTCCTGTTCCTCGCCGGCGTGCTGTCGACCTATTTCGTGCTGCTGCCGGTGGCCTTGCGCGCGTCCGTGGCCTATTCCGACCTGCTCGGCTTCGAGGGGCTCGACTGGCGCGCCGAAGACTACATCAGCTTCGTGACGCATTTCATCTTCGGCATGGGGCTGGGCTTCCAGTTTCCCATCGTCGTGCTGTTCCTGGTGAAGCTCGGCTACCTCACCCACGCCCAGCTGGCGAAATACCGGCGCCATGTCTGCGTGGCGTCCTTCATTCTCGGCGCCGTGCTCACGACCCCCGAGGTCATCACCCAGGTGGCCATGGCGATCCCCCTGTATCTCCTCTACGAGATTTGTATCTGGATCGCCTGGTATTGGGAGCGGAAGCAGCGCGGGGCGCTGGCGGCTCCGGCCTGA
- a CDS encoding valine--tRNA ligase — protein MAAITKSYEPHDVEKKWYAAWLAAGAFAGKAQPGKQPYTIMIPPPNVTGVLTMGHVLNNTLQDILIRRARLEGREALWLPGTDHAGIATQSVVERELRKEKKTRHHLGREKFLEKVWSWREEKGGIILQQLQALGASADWSRTQFTMDPAYSSAVLKVFVDLYGKGHIYRGKRMVNWCPASLTALSDEEVIMKPVKGTIYSVRYERTDAPGQFIEVKTTRPETIPGDVAIAVHPADPRYRAWIGKKVRRPIGPKADIPIIADEAVDKEFGSGALKITPAHDKVDFEVGQRHQLAPIDVLTPDAKLNELAGPELAGLDRFAGRKKAAELLKERGNLVKEEPYENNVGYSERADVPIEPRLTWQWWLKYPRVEEAKTAVRDGHIKFYPERWSKVYLHWLENIQDWCISRQLWWGHRIPVWYAKGLDKETLTEADIRDPKKVHVSLAGPTDPANWVQEDDVLDTWASSWLWPFATLGWPDQAAMAKAGYDYFYPTTTLVTGPDIIFFWVARMIMAGLEFTHPGAPLEKRIPFKNVYFTGIIRDQQGRKMSKSLGNSPDPLDLIAKYGADGLRFGIVSIAPQGQDIRFQEDRIEGGKNFCNKLWNACRFRQMSGDMADNSAVSAILARIEPPKFDADDHAILDRLCSTTREVDRCFTEFEFSAAVQALYGFFWNDFCDWYVEVSKSKLQDPATKANCLAIQDLVLRQTLLLLHPFTPFITEELWHLLGYGAEGKFLMRDTHLDNPSQLAGRGLKLDTAAAAQVAQLKAVVSQVRAFKAEHGEAASKTSEFVVEANDAHWAVLDANLAKLKRMMGAGSVVRGAMSPNAPAIVTAFGSWNLIKQIKGDPAEEKARLKKEIETITKHIAGTQARLTNEAFVSKAPPAVLEGARKQLADQQAKQAELERLLAALG, from the coding sequence ATGGCCGCGATCACCAAGAGCTACGAACCGCACGACGTTGAGAAGAAGTGGTATGCTGCGTGGCTGGCCGCGGGCGCGTTTGCCGGCAAGGCGCAGCCGGGCAAGCAGCCCTACACCATCATGATCCCGCCGCCCAACGTCACGGGCGTGCTGACGATGGGCCACGTGCTGAACAACACGCTGCAGGACATTTTGATCCGCCGCGCCCGGCTGGAGGGCCGCGAGGCGCTCTGGCTGCCCGGCACCGACCATGCCGGCATCGCCACGCAATCCGTGGTGGAGCGCGAGCTGCGCAAGGAGAAGAAGACCCGCCACCACCTCGGGCGGGAGAAATTCCTGGAAAAGGTCTGGTCCTGGCGCGAGGAGAAGGGCGGCATCATCCTGCAGCAGCTGCAGGCCCTCGGCGCGTCGGCAGACTGGAGCCGCACGCAGTTCACGATGGACCCGGCCTACTCGTCGGCCGTGCTCAAGGTGTTCGTCGATCTTTACGGCAAGGGCCACATCTACCGCGGCAAGCGCATGGTCAACTGGTGCCCGGCGAGCCTCACGGCGCTCTCCGACGAGGAAGTGATCATGAAGCCCGTGAAGGGCACGATCTACTCGGTGCGCTACGAGCGGACCGACGCGCCCGGCCAGTTCATCGAGGTCAAGACGACGCGCCCCGAGACGATCCCCGGCGACGTCGCCATAGCGGTGCATCCGGCCGACCCGCGCTACAGGGCGTGGATCGGCAAGAAGGTGCGCCGGCCGATCGGGCCCAAGGCGGATATCCCGATCATCGCCGACGAGGCGGTGGACAAGGAGTTTGGTTCTGGCGCGCTCAAGATCACCCCGGCGCACGACAAGGTGGATTTCGAGGTCGGCCAGCGACACCAGCTCGCACCGATCGACGTGCTCACGCCCGACGCCAAGCTCAACGAGCTCGCCGGCCCGGAGTTGGCGGGGCTGGACCGTTTTGCCGGCCGCAAGAAGGCCGCCGAACTACTGAAGGAGCGCGGCAACCTAGTGAAGGAGGAGCCCTACGAGAACAACGTCGGCTACTCCGAGCGCGCCGACGTGCCGATCGAGCCGCGCCTGACCTGGCAGTGGTGGCTCAAGTATCCCCGCGTCGAAGAGGCCAAGACGGCGGTGCGCGACGGCCACATCAAGTTCTACCCGGAGCGCTGGTCGAAGGTTTACCTGCACTGGCTCGAGAACATCCAGGACTGGTGCATCAGCCGCCAGCTCTGGTGGGGCCACCGCATCCCCGTGTGGTATGCCAAGGGCCTCGACAAGGAGACGCTCACGGAGGCGGACATTCGCGATCCGAAAAAGGTGCACGTGTCGCTCGCGGGCCCGACCGACCCGGCCAACTGGGTGCAGGAGGACGACGTGCTCGATACCTGGGCGTCGTCGTGGCTCTGGCCGTTCGCCACGCTCGGCTGGCCGGACCAGGCCGCGATGGCGAAGGCCGGCTACGATTATTTCTACCCGACCACGACGCTCGTGACGGGCCCGGACATCATCTTCTTCTGGGTGGCACGCATGATCATGGCCGGCCTGGAGTTCACCCATCCCGGCGCGCCGCTGGAGAAGCGGATTCCGTTCAAGAACGTCTACTTCACCGGCATCATCCGCGACCAGCAGGGTCGCAAGATGTCGAAGTCCCTCGGCAACTCGCCCGACCCGCTCGACCTCATCGCCAAATACGGCGCCGACGGCCTGCGCTTCGGCATCGTGTCGATCGCACCGCAGGGGCAGGACATCCGCTTCCAGGAGGACCGCATCGAGGGCGGCAAGAACTTCTGCAACAAGCTCTGGAACGCCTGCCGCTTCCGGCAGATGAGCGGCGACATGGCCGACAACTCCGCGGTCAGCGCCATCCTCGCCCGCATCGAGCCGCCGAAGTTTGACGCCGACGACCATGCCATCCTCGACCGCCTGTGCAGCACGACCCGCGAGGTGGACCGCTGCTTCACGGAATTCGAGTTCAGCGCGGCGGTGCAGGCGCTCTACGGGTTTTTCTGGAATGATTTCTGCGACTGGTATGTGGAGGTCTCGAAATCGAAGCTGCAAGACCCGGCCACCAAGGCGAACTGCCTGGCCATCCAGGACCTCGTGTTGCGCCAGACACTGCTGCTGCTGCATCCGTTCACGCCGTTCATCACCGAGGAACTGTGGCATCTGCTCGGCTATGGCGCCGAGGGCAAGTTCCTCATGCGCGACACGCACCTCGACAACCCGTCGCAGCTCGCCGGCCGCGGGCTGAAGCTCGACACGGCGGCGGCGGCACAGGTGGCGCAGCTCAAGGCGGTCGTCTCGCAGGTCCGCGCCTTCAAGGCCGAACACGGCGAGGCCGCCAGCAAGACCTCTGAGTTCGTGGTCGAGGCGAACGACGCCCACTGGGCCGTGCTCGACGCCAACCTCGCCAAGCTGAAGCGCATGATGGGCGCCGGTTCGGTCGTGCGCGGGGCGATGTCGCCCAACGCCCCGGCCATCGTGACGGCGTTCGGCTCGTGGAATCTCATCAAGCAGATCAAGGGTGACCCCGCCGAGGAGAAGGCGCGGCTCAAGAAGGAGATCGAGACGATCACCAAGCACATCGCCGGCACGCAGGCGCGGCTCACGAACGAGGCGTTCGTCAGCAAGGCGCCGCCCGCGGTGCTCGAGGGCGCGCGCAAGCAGCTCGCCGACCAGCAGGCCAAGCAAGCCGAGCTGGAGCGTCTGTTGGCGGCATTGGGTTGA
- a CDS encoding alpha/beta fold hydrolase → MKRIPLLLLLAASVAFAADYPAPTEGDFILKDFQFRSGESLPELRIHYRTLGTPRRDAAGRVTNAVLITHGTTGSGAQFIRPEFAGELFGVGQPLDATKYFLVLPDGIGHGKSSKPSDGLHAKFPHYRYLDMVEAQYRLLTDGLGVDHARLIMGTSMGGMHTWLWGELHPDFMDALMPLASLPTQIAGRNRAWRRLAIDAIRHDPEWQGGDYKTQPQSLRTDVEMLYLMSSNPVLRQAETPTLAQTDAALDAFVASYFKTIDANDCLYALEASADYDPNPALEKITAPLLAINSADDLINPPELGILEREIRRVAHGRAIVIPLSDKTRGHGSHTIAALWKDELVKLLAASGK, encoded by the coding sequence ATGAAGCGCATCCCCCTGTTGCTCCTGTTGGCCGCCTCGGTCGCATTCGCGGCGGATTATCCCGCGCCCACCGAGGGCGATTTCATCCTGAAGGACTTCCAGTTTCGCTCCGGCGAGTCGCTGCCGGAACTGCGGATCCACTACCGCACGCTCGGGACGCCGCGGCGCGACGCCGCCGGGCGCGTGACCAACGCCGTGCTCATCACCCACGGCACCACGGGCAGCGGGGCGCAGTTCATCCGGCCGGAGTTCGCCGGCGAGCTCTTCGGTGTCGGTCAGCCGCTGGACGCGACGAAATATTTCCTCGTGCTGCCCGACGGCATTGGCCACGGCAAATCCAGCAAGCCCAGCGACGGCCTGCACGCGAAGTTCCCGCACTACCGTTATCTCGACATGGTCGAGGCCCAATACCGGCTGCTGACCGACGGCCTCGGGGTAGACCACGCCCGGCTGATCATGGGCACCTCGATGGGCGGCATGCACACCTGGCTGTGGGGAGAGCTGCACCCGGATTTCATGGACGCGCTGATGCCGCTGGCCTCGCTGCCGACCCAGATCGCCGGCCGCAACCGCGCCTGGCGGCGGCTGGCCATCGACGCCATCCGCCATGATCCCGAATGGCAGGGCGGGGACTACAAGACTCAGCCGCAGTCGCTGCGCACGGACGTGGAGATGCTTTACCTGATGAGCAGCAACCCGGTGTTGCGCCAGGCCGAGACGCCGACACTGGCGCAGACCGACGCCGCGCTCGACGCCTTTGTCGCGAGCTACTTCAAGACCATCGATGCGAACGACTGCCTTTATGCGCTCGAGGCCTCGGCCGACTACGATCCCAACCCGGCCCTGGAGAAGATCACGGCGCCGCTGCTCGCCATCAATTCCGCCGACGACCTGATCAACCCGCCCGAACTCGGCATCCTGGAGCGCGAGATCAGGCGCGTGGCGCACGGCCGGGCGATCGTGATTCCGCTCAGCGACAAGACCCGCGGCCACGGCAGCCACACGATCGCGGCGCTGTGGAAGGACGAACTGGTCAAACTGCTGGCGGCCAGCGGAAAATGA
- a CDS encoding sigma-54 dependent transcriptional regulator: MVPSLLIVDDEKHTREGLQQALQEHYDVSVAASADEAFNLMDAQEFEVIITDLRMPGKSGLKIIDKALALPNKPAVIMMTAYGSIDSAVEAMKRGAVDFLTKPVQIERLEILIQRALKTKTLEVEVKQLHERLDEKFNVEGIVGHSPKLAEVIERVKLVAPSKATILIEGETGTGKELIAQAIHQASPRARAPFVPVHCAALPATLLESELFGHERGSFTGATEKREGRFEAADGGTVFLDEIGEIGPEIQVKLLRFIETKSFERIGSSKTITVDVRLVAATNRNLEQMVKEGKFREDLFFRLNVVRITTPPLRERTDDIPVLLEHFIKVYSKENGYEPVTIEPGAMRYLQAYPWPGNIRELRNFAENAVVLRRGGKISEFDLEPKFRGEVAPPPQMVTATPANPYSVEDNEKRLLKEALMKARGNRTKAAQLLGISRRTLHRKIAEWPELDVVDRG, translated from the coding sequence ATGGTGCCCAGTCTCCTGATCGTCGACGACGAGAAGCACACCCGCGAGGGGCTCCAGCAGGCGTTGCAGGAGCACTACGACGTGTCGGTCGCTGCCAGCGCCGACGAGGCCTTCAACCTGATGGATGCGCAGGAGTTCGAGGTGATCATCACCGACCTCCGCATGCCGGGCAAAAGCGGCCTCAAGATCATCGACAAGGCCCTGGCGCTGCCGAACAAGCCCGCTGTCATCATGATGACCGCCTACGGCAGCATCGACTCGGCCGTCGAGGCCATGAAACGCGGCGCCGTGGATTTCCTGACCAAGCCGGTGCAGATCGAGCGCCTCGAGATCCTCATCCAGCGCGCGCTCAAGACCAAGACCCTCGAGGTCGAGGTGAAGCAATTGCACGAGCGGCTCGACGAGAAGTTCAACGTCGAGGGCATCGTCGGCCATTCGCCGAAGCTGGCGGAGGTCATCGAGCGCGTGAAGCTCGTGGCGCCGTCGAAGGCCACCATCCTCATCGAGGGTGAGACCGGCACGGGCAAGGAGCTGATCGCGCAGGCCATCCACCAGGCCAGCCCGAGGGCGCGGGCGCCGTTCGTGCCGGTGCATTGCGCCGCGCTGCCGGCGACGCTGCTGGAGAGCGAGCTGTTCGGCCACGAGCGCGGGTCGTTCACCGGCGCGACGGAGAAGCGCGAGGGACGCTTCGAGGCGGCGGACGGAGGCACGGTGTTTCTCGATGAGATCGGCGAGATCGGCCCGGAGATCCAGGTGAAGCTGCTGCGCTTCATCGAGACCAAGAGCTTCGAGCGCATCGGCAGCAGCAAGACGATCACGGTGGACGTGCGCCTCGTGGCCGCCACCAACCGCAACCTCGAGCAGATGGTAAAGGAGGGGAAGTTCCGCGAGGACCTGTTCTTCCGGCTGAACGTCGTGCGCATCACCACGCCGCCGTTGCGCGAGCGGACCGACGACATCCCGGTGCTGCTGGAGCATTTCATCAAGGTCTACTCGAAGGAGAACGGCTATGAGCCGGTGACGATCGAGCCCGGCGCGATGCGTTACCTGCAAGCCTATCCGTGGCCCGGCAACATCCGCGAGCTGCGCAATTTTGCCGAGAACGCCGTCGTGCTCCGCCGCGGGGGCAAGATCAGCGAGTTCGACCTCGAGCCGAAGTTCCGCGGCGAGGTGGCGCCGCCGCCCCAGATGGTCACGGCGACGCCCGCCAACCCGTATTCCGTCGAGGACAACGAAAAGCGCCTGCTGAAGGAGGCCTTGATGAAGGCGCGCGGCAACCGCACCAAGGCCGCGCAGCTGCTCGGCATCAGCCGGCGCACGCTGCACCGCAAGATCGCGGAGTGGCCCGAGCTCGACGTGGTGGACCGGGGGTAA